The DNA region TAAAGCATGAACCTGGAAGAAATATTCAGTTAGGTACTTGGTATTTACGCAATCTGTCAGACCAATTCGATGGAAATGAAGTGGCAATGATTGCCGCATACAACGCAGGTCCAGGCAAAGTAAATTCATGGCTGAGGGATGGTGTATGGGACGGCTCATTCGAGACGGTCAAGGATATTCCGTTTGGTGAGACCCGGCACTATGTACAACGAGTCATTTATTATTATAATCAATATGTAAAGATCTATAATACGTTCTAAGGTAGACTCTTTTCAGTAATATAGGTTTGGGTGGATTTTTAAAGGTTCTTATCTTTGTCTGAAAATCGTTGTTTGAAATATGTAGAAGCACAGAGCAGGCCGGTTGTTCACCGGCCGCCCCATGCTCCTCTGTATTACCGTATTACAATGAAGATATTATTGGTATTGACCTGCCAATTGCTGTTCTGCAATTGTTACCAGACGCTTCGTGATGTATCCACCGATCGAACCGTTCTCGTAAGAAGTCATGTTACCTTGGTATCCGTCTTGTGGAATGCTGATTCCGAGTTCTTGAGCAACTTCATATTTCATTTGCTCGAGAGCTGCGGAAGCTTTAGTTACCACCAGGTTGTTGGAGTTACCATTGCTTTGTGCCATTGCTGTTCACCTCCTCGCGGTTGGTAAAAGTATTATGTGTCGGCAATACGATTTTCATAACTATTGATAACAGGGAATTTGTGGTAAAAAGTAAAACATGGGAAGTGATCTGAATTGAAATGTCCTTATTGCGCGTATCTGGGCACAAAAGTGCTTGATTCAAGGCCAGCCAATGAATCGAAATCGATTCGCCGTCGTCGGGAGTGTGAGCAATGTAGCCGTCGATTTACAACTTTTGAAATGGTGGAAGAAACACCGCTGATCGTGATCAAGAAAGATGGCAGTCGGGAGGAATTCAGCCGGGACAAGATTCTTCGTGGACTGATCCGGGCATGTGAAAAACGTCCAGTCTCTGTAGAGACACTGGAGATGATGGTATCGGAAACGGAAAAGGCTTTGCGTAATACAGCCGATGCTGAAGTCGAGAGCCGCCAAATTGGCGAATTGCTGATGGAACAGCTGTTTCCGGTGGACGAAGTAGCCTATGTACGTTTTGCTTCGGTGTACCGTCAATTCAAAGACATTAATATGTTCATGAAAGAATTAAAATCTCTTTTGTCTAAAGAAGACATCGAGGATTAATGGAGCGGAAAAGGAGAAGAGCATTCTGGGTTACGGTCATGTGTTCCAGGTAAAAGGTTGTTCTTCTCCAATTATTTTGGTTTGCAAAAAAAATGTTGACAGCAAAAGCCGTATTTTATATGATATAGGAGTCGCCTGCGAAGCATTGCAGAGTTGGAAAACGTGGTACATTCATAGTTTGGGGCCTTAGCTCAGCTGGGAGAGCGCATCGCTGGCAGCGATGAGGTCAGGGGTTCGATCCCCCTAGGCTCCACCAAAATAGTAAATGCACGCAGTTCCTCGGAACTGCGTTTTTTGTTTTTTGTATGGACATACGCTGATAGAACGAAGAAAGTGCCATACGAAATAATATTCGATATTTACTGAACGAGAACTCATAATGTTATATAATAGCAGATAACTGGACAAGCATTTTCTTGCTACATAATTTGAATTCATAGTTTCTACAAAGTGCTGTACCTCGCCAATACGGTAAAATAAAAAGAGAGTCAACCGAAGGACGGTATAGACAATGACAACAAAATCAAGAACTATAATCGCCGAGACGATTGTCAGCAAGAAACCAGTCGATGTGGGTTTCGAAGCTCGGCATACCTGGACATTAGCTATCTTGATTGCTTGGATCGAGCGACAGTTTGGCCAGTCGTTAGCAGAAAAAGGTGGATCTAAGTTACTTACACGGCTTGGACTACTTATCTACACCAAAGATACATAAATACTTGCCCACCCAAAACCGGCTGAGAAAAGAGCATTTCGTGAGATCACGCTCCCAGCACTGAAAGAGCAGGTCATGCAAAGAAAAACAGATCACTTACTATTTAATAAACGAGTCGACGATTCGTGCATGTTTGGCGCTGCAATACATGGTTTCTTTAAGTGGCAACTCTCCAACCAGAATTTTTGGTCGGTTTCTAACTTGAATATAAAATCTTTAGTTCATCTTATATAAGTTCGACGGAGGTGAGCCTTTTTTCGTGTAAAATTTGTTCGGAACGGTTTTTTACGGTTGAAATTCGCAGTGAATCCTAACTTAGAGAGTGGGTAACAGGATATGTATAAAACAAGAATAATAAGAAAGTTATTTATGGGTGTAATCATTTTAAGTTTGCTGCCATTGTACGTATTTGACAAGGCGTTTGCCGCCACTCCAACAGCCACCATTGTTGTAGCTGACGAAATTCTGACTTCCCCGTCACTGGTAACGTTTACCTTTTCAGAAGCGGTGACTGGATTTGACCTTGGTGATTTGAGAACAGGTAGCGGCATTCTTAGTGAATTAAAAACTTCTGACAATATCACCTATACCGCAACCCTCACGCCGCCTCTAAGCAATCGCAGCGGCCCCTTCCATATTTCGCTCAATCATTCAGGTGTAATTGCCGGAGGCAATGTGGGGAGCGGAACCACCGTATCTAACAATTACTATGTCGACACAGTTATGCCTTCCGTTACAAGTGTATCTGTTCCTAGCAATGGTACTTATGGTGTAGGAGAGGACTTGAGTTTTACAGTGAACATGGACGAGATCGTTGTCGTAACGGGCATTCCAACAATCTCTATAGTCGTAGGAGCAACGACTGTATATGCAACCTATGCAGGCGGTTCGGGGACAAGCGCGTTGCAATTTAGATATACCGTCCAAACCGGACAATCTGATAGTAACGGGATTACCATAGGAGCCTTGTCACTGAATGGCGGATCAATTAGGGATGAAGCAGGTAACGATGCAGTATTAACGCTTAATAGCGTGGGCAGTACGGCGGGCGTGCTAGTAGATGCAATCCCCCCAACAATAATAAGCCTATCGCCGACATCGGGTCCGACGACCGGGGGCACGATCGTCACGTTGACTGGTACGAAGTTCTCTGGGGCCACCGCAGTGATGTTTGGTGCGACGGAGGCGATGTCCTATACAGTGAACTCGGCGACACAAATCACGGCCATCGCCCCGGCGGGTAGTGCAGGAACGGTAGACGTAACGGTAACGACGATGGGCGGTACATCAACGACATCGGCGGCGGATCAGTATACGTATATAGCCGCGATAGCCGCGCCAACGATCGCGAACGTGTCGCCGGCATCGGGTCCGACGACCGGAGGCACGACCGTGACCTTGACCGGTACGAATCTGACCGATGCAACGGCAGTGATGTTTGGTGCGACGGAGGCGACGTCCTATACAGTGAACTCGGCGACACAAATCACGGCCATCGCCCCGGCGGGTAGTGCAGGAACGGTAGACGTAACGGTAACGACGCCGGGCGGTACATCGGCGACATCGGCAGCGGACCAATATACATACCATGCCGCGCCAACGATCGCAAGCGTGTCGCCGGCATCGGGTCCGACGACCGGAGGCACGACCGTGACCTTGACCGGTACGAATCTGACCGATGCAACGGCAGTGATGTTTGGTGCAACGGAGGCGACGTCCTATACAGTGAACTCGGCGACACAAATCACGGCCATCGCCCCGGCGGGTAGTGCAGGAACGGTAGACGTAACGGTAACGACGCTGGGCGGTACATCAACGACATCGGCGGCGGATCAGTATACGTATATAGCCGCGATAGCCGCGCCAACGATCGCGAACGTGTCGCCGGCATCGGGTCCGACGACCGGAGGCACGACCGTCACGTTGACCGGTACGAATCTGACCGATGCAACGGCGGTGATGTTTGGTGCAACGGAGGCGACGTCCTATACAGTGAACTCGGCGACACAAATCACGGCCATCGCCCCGGCGGGTAGTGCAGGAACGGTAGACGTAACGGTAACGACGCCGGGCGGTACATCAACGACATCTGCGGCGAATCAATTTACGCGGTTTGTTGTTACGTACGCGATCAGCCCGTTGTCGGATGAGTCGCTGAATGCGCTGACCGCAGGGTATGCATCGGGGACGCAGGAAACGAAAACGGTCACCTTGACACGAACGGGAACCGGCGACTTGACGAGCTTGGCGACAGCGCTCGGCGGAACGAACGCCGGCAGCTTTACGATTACGCAGCCGACGGTGACAACGCTCAATAGTGGGACTCCGTCGACGACCTTTACGGTAAAAGCGAATGACGGACTGGCCGCAGGGACGTATAAGGCTACGGTAACAGTGTCTGCCGGGGGCATGACGCCCGTTACCTTTACTGTAACGCAGGTTGTTAATAGTAGCAGTAGCAATGGCAGTGGCAGTGGCAGTGGCAGTAGTGGTGGAACTACTCCTGTTACTTCAACCCATTTGGATATTGACCAAAACGGCATTATGATTGACTGGGCTAAAATCGACAGCAGTAAGCCGTCCGTCACTCTTGAAGTTACACCAAAAGACGGCGTAGCCTATGTCAGAATACCGGCAAGCATTTTAACGAGCATTGAGGGCAAGAACGCTACTTTCTTCATTGAGATTAAGACTCCTTACGGTAGCTATCAAGTGCCTGTGAATCTGGCATCGCTCATTCCGGGGCTGAAGGACTTGTTAGCTAAGAATAACGTGAACAACGATGACATTAGCTTTAAAATCACGTTAACCAACAAGTCTGATGATAAGGACTTCCAGGCAGTATTTGCAAACAGCATGCCGAATGGCCAAGCAATGGGTGCAATTGTAGATTTTCATATCGATATCATCAACACCAAGACGGGACAAACAATCGGAACGGCAGATAAGTTCAGCAAGGCGCTTACAAGAGTGATTCCGATGCCCAAGAGCGTGACCGACATGCCTGCTCAATGGGGGGCATTCCGCTATAACGTAACGACAAAGAAATTGGAGTTTGTGGCAGCTGAGAAAAAACAGATTGACGGCGTATGGGTTGTGAAAATCAACTCCTATTCAAATAGTGTCTACGTTGTGGCACAAAACACGGTAAGTTTTGCCGATGTACAGCAGCATTGGAGCAAATCTGATGTCGATCTTGCTGCTGCGAAAGGACTAGTCGAAGGCGTAGGCGGTGGACTGTTTGATCCTAACAAAGTGGTAACAAGAGCAGAGTTTACCGCTATGTTAGTCCGGGCGCTTGGACGCGACACCTCTGATAAGGACATGGCGCCTTATAACGATGTCAAACCAGGTACGTGGTATTCCGGCGAGGTATCCACAGCGAAGGAGCTCGGACTGCTCGCCTTTGTGAAAGGAAACAGCTTTAACCCTAATCAGCCGCTTACACGAGAGGAAATGGCTAGTATGCTGGCGGCAGTGGGCAGACTTGAACAGTTGACGATATCCAAAGAGCCGGTGAGCCTTAATGGCTTCAAGGATATCGGAAACACGGATATAGCCTATCTTGAGGACGTTCGTCTGATGGTCAAGCTTCATATCATGACAGGCAAGAGCGCAAATACGTTCGATCCGAAGGGGGAGACGACGCGTGCGCAAGCTGCGGTTGTGTTCATCAGGATGCTACTGGCGCTGGGTTCAATCGATAGATAAGAATGGAAAACCCGCTTGAGCAGATATAATACTGTTCAGGCGAGTTTTTTATAACCCGGGCCTTAGCCGCAGATGGGAGAGCGTATCGCTGCCAGAACACCAAAACACATTAGAATAACGTGAACCAAGGGCTGTCTCCGTCATTTCATGACTACGGGGCAGTCCTTTTTTATTCTTGATTCACTCATATGAATCTGGACAGCGCGTAAAAGGGATGTTATATTCTTTCTGTAAGAAACAATATTATTCGTGAAGGAAATTATAAATGATAAACTCGTTATGGTTACTTTGCGAATAATGCATATCAAAAGAAAAATGTATATCATATCAACAAAAGGCTCAAGACGATTAGCCTGTGGATGCTTGAGCACAATGAAGGGATGGAATGATGATGAGCCTTATTGAGACAGCAATTAAATCCTTTGACGGAACCCAGCTTTATTTCAGTAAAAATATTGTAAGCGATGCCAAGGCGGCCGTGGTCATTGTCCATGGCTTGTGTGAGCATGCTGGCCGCTATGATTATTTGACGGACAAACTGAATAACCGTGGGTTTAACGTATACCGTTTTGACCATCGTGGTCATGCAAGATCAGAAGGGCAGCGTACATTCTACAGCGATTTTCATCAGATCATTGATGATGTGAATGTAGTTGTTGAAACAGCCTTGCAAGAGAGCGGCGACATTCCGCTTTTTGTCATTGGGCATAGCATGGGTGGCTTTGCATCTTCTTCATTTGGAACGAAATATCCGGGCAAGGTAAAAGGGATCGTTCTATCCGGAGCACTAACTCGTTACCATACACAGGTTGCGGGAGAACTTCCGCTTGATCTTCCCCCGGGTACGTATTTTCCGAATGAACTTGGAAGCGGCGTATGCAGTGATCCTGAAGTTGTATCCGCTTACACAAGCGACACATTGGTAGAAAAGCAGATATCCGTAGATTTATTTAATAGTTTGGGCTACGGAGTAACGTGGCTGAAAGAACATGCGAAGCAATTCGTCGATCCGGTACTTGTACTACATGGAGCGAATGACGGGCTGGTGAGCGAACAGGACTCTCGTGACTTTTACGGGGATATCGCTTCGACGGATAAAACATTGAAAATCTACGCACATCTCATGCATGAGATCTTTAACGAACCAAGTCGCGATGAAGTCATCGAAGAAGCCATCACATGGATTGAAAAACATATCTGATTTCAGTACATTAGATAGAGAGAGAAAGCGTGAGAATATGAAGGTGAAAGGGATTACGCATGAAATTAGATTGGATGGGCGACCATCGGGATCTTATTGAGAAGATCATTAAGTACGGAAATGCATACTCAAACACGTATAAGTTGCAGCGAAGTTACGGAACAGATATGACGTTCTCTGCTTCACAGATTCAGACGCTCGAATATATTCTGGAAGCGGAGGATCAAGAAGAGAAAATGTCCGAAATGGCTGCTCGCCTCGGCGTAAGCCGCAGTACATTCTCCAAAAACGTTAAAAACTTAAAGGAAAAAGGATTGCTTGAGAAATATCATTTAAGCGGTAACCGCAAAGATATCTACGTAAAACCTTCAGACAAAGGTCGGGAGGTATATGCGAATTACACTGAATTTGTCCGCAAGCTTTGTTTTGATGACATTTTTAAACAGGCAGACCAAATCTCAGAAGCAAACAAGGAGAGCTTTATTCGTATCATGGATCTGCTCGCAGATGTGCTCGTCTGGTATGGTGAAAAAGAACAGGAACCACGCAAGCTCATTAAAATGGATGATGGTGATGCGTGAGTGAATTCAGTTTAAATTTACAAGATGATATCATTATAATCATCGCACATCCGAAAGAGTTCGCCCTCAAGCTGAATAGCCTGAAGGTAAACTCTTTTTTATTTCACACATTAGCCCATTCCCTCCGCTGATGTCCTTCATACAGTATATGCTGCTTATGTTGAATTGCTGCCAAGGAATTAAGGATTCCGGGCCAGTGTACTATGGTACTAACTATGCCAGATTGCAGAGAGTAAAAGCCAAATATGATCCGAAAAATGTGTTCAACAATCCTCAAAGTATTACTCCGGCGCGAAGCGCAAAAGGTTAGATAACTTTCTTGCTGGGGCAGGCCGTCCTCGCAAATAAAACGTGACTTCTTAGTCTCATTATGGACTCCGGTTGTGCAGTCAGTCGGTTGTGAGGCGGAACCGAAGTCTGATGGTGGAAGTTAAATATGAAACCACTCTTCGTTCACTGAGTTAATGGAGCCAACACACCGTGCAGAGTTATAAATGCTACTAACCTGCCATAAATTGGACTACGTATAACCAGTGGGTTAAACTGGATGGAAATAAGGACTATGTCTACTATGTTGTGCCACGTGCCGCAATTTTAGAATGGGGGTTTTGGTCTTGCCTGTTCCTATTTTATTTACCAAATTACATTGTCCTATGCTCCGATCCAAACTGGTCGATCGACCGCGTCTGACCGAGCTTCTAGACGAAGGGGTGCAGCGCAAGCTCACTCTGGTCTCTGCTGCTGCCGGCTCTGGCAAAACAACGCTAGTCAGTCAGTGGCTCGAAACTAGTCCCCATTTGATTGCCTGGATCTCACTGGAAGAAGCGGATAACGATCCGGCACGGTTTCTAATGTATCTCTTTGCTGCCATGAATCACATCGTCCCCTCACTTGACGAGGGAATCACCATGTCTATCCAATCCCAGCAGCTACCTCCAACGGATACGATGATGACCTATCTACTGAATGAAGTTTCTGTTATACCAAATTCTATTGTTCTTGTGCTTGACGACTATCACTTTATTCAATCGGAGCAGATTAACGACGTCCTTGGCTATATGCTGGACCATATGCCATCGCATATGCATCTAATCATTACTACTCGTCAGCAGCCGAGAATGTCCCTCTCACGTCTGCGAGCAAGGAATCAGGTAATTGAGATTAGCGATAGTGATTTGCGTTTTACCTCTACGGAAGCCAATATGTTTCTGACTCAGGTCATGGGAGTGATCCTTTCACAGGAGGACACGATGTTACTTGAAGCCCGGACAGAGGGTTGGATTGCAGGCTTGCAATTAGCTGCCTTATCCATACAGCGATCTTCTGATCCAAAGGCTTTCATGGATTCTTTTAATGGCAATCATCCGTTTATTCTGGACTATCTGGTCGAAGAAGTTTTGGAGCTTCAATCGGAAAGGATACAGACCTTTCTGTTGCGAACCTCCATTCTTGATCGATTATGCGGCCCTTTGTGCGATGCTGTATTTCAGACTGGCAATAACAAAGAATCTCTGCCAGTTGATTCATCTGGACAACACATGCTGGAATGGCTTGAGCAATCCAACCTGTTCGTTGTACCGCTGGACAATGAGCGGCGCTGGTATCGGTACCATCATCTTTTTGCAGATTTGCTTAGAAAAAGGCTTCACCAAAGTTCGGTGAACGGAACAGTTGACCCTGAGAATAGTATTGCAGAAATACATAAACAGGCCAGCATCTGGTATGAGGATAATAATTTCGAACTTGAATCTTTCCACCATGCCGCAGCCTCGGGAGACATTGATCGAACCGCACGCTTGCTGGATGGAAAGGGGATGCCACTGCTCTTTCGGGGGGCGATTGCTCCTGCTCTCCATTGGTTACGTTCCTTATCGGCAACAGAGATGAATGCCATGCCCTCACTATGGGTCATGTATGCTTCTGCATTGTTAATGGCAGGCCATCTGGCAGAGGTTGAGCCAAAACTGAAAGCTGCTGAACAAGCCATTCAGCTCAGAGGTCATGACGGGGTTGACCCCGACATGATTGGTCATATGGCCTCCATACGGGCTACACTGGCAGTCAGCAGGCACGAAACAGATATCATTATTGCGGAATCACAACTTGCGCTGAAAAGCTTGCATCCTGACAATCTGCCAGTCCGTGCAGCTACAGCCTGGACGCTGGGTTATGCTTACCAGCTTCAGGGAAAGAGAGAGGAAGCCGGATTATCTTATATGGAGGCTTTGTTGAACAGTGAAAAAATAGGGCATCACATCATTACAATTATGGCTACACTTGGTCTGGGAAATATACAGGAAGCTGATAACCAGTTGCATCTGGCGGCAGAACACTATCGCCGTGTGTTAAACCTGACAGGCAATCCTCCGTTGCCTATTGCTTGTGAGGCTCATCTGGGACTTGCACGAGTGAATTATGAGTGGAACGAATTGGACGCTGCCACGCATCATGCCCAACAGAGCGTACAGTTGGCCCATCAATTCGGGCAGACAGATCGAGTTGTTGCCAGTGAGATAATTCTCGCGAAGGTGATGGTTGCTGCCTCGGATATAAGCAGAGCTGCTGCTATATTGAAAAAAAATGACGTTATTGCCCGTCAGCAAAAATATGTGAAACAGATACCAGGTATTACTGCTGAATATGTTCTTGTATTGATTCACCAGAACAATCTGGAGGAAGCTGAACGATTGTCTCAGGAGAGTGAGCTCCCTTGCAGTCAGGCCAGGGTACTTTTGGCACAAGGAAAGATTTCGGATGCGCTATCGATAATGGAATCCCTTCTTGCAG from Paenibacillus sp. JNUCC-31 includes:
- a CDS encoding alpha/beta-type small acid-soluble spore protein; the protein is MAQSNGNSNNLVVTKASAALEQMKYEVAQELGISIPQDGYQGNMTSYENGSIGGYITKRLVTIAEQQLAGQYQ
- the nrdR gene encoding transcriptional regulator NrdR; translation: MKCPYCAYLGTKVLDSRPANESKSIRRRRECEQCSRRFTTFEMVEETPLIVIKKDGSREEFSRDKILRGLIRACEKRPVSVETLEMMVSETEKALRNTADAEVESRQIGELLMEQLFPVDEVAYVRFASVYRQFKDINMFMKELKSLLSKEDIED
- a CDS encoding winged helix-turn-helix domain-containing protein is translated as MTTKSRTIIAETIVSKKPVDVGFEARHTWTLAILIAWIERQFGQSLAEKGGSKLLTRLGLLIYTKDT
- a CDS encoding IPT/TIG domain-containing protein, which produces MGVIILSLLPLYVFDKAFAATPTATIVVADEILTSPSLVTFTFSEAVTGFDLGDLRTGSGILSELKTSDNITYTATLTPPLSNRSGPFHISLNHSGVIAGGNVGSGTTVSNNYYVDTVMPSVTSVSVPSNGTYGVGEDLSFTVNMDEIVVVTGIPTISIVVGATTVYATYAGGSGTSALQFRYTVQTGQSDSNGITIGALSLNGGSIRDEAGNDAVLTLNSVGSTAGVLVDAIPPTIISLSPTSGPTTGGTIVTLTGTKFSGATAVMFGATEAMSYTVNSATQITAIAPAGSAGTVDVTVTTMGGTSTTSAADQYTYIAAIAAPTIANVSPASGPTTGGTTVTLTGTNLTDATAVMFGATEATSYTVNSATQITAIAPAGSAGTVDVTVTTPGGTSATSAADQYTYHAAPTIASVSPASGPTTGGTTVTLTGTNLTDATAVMFGATEATSYTVNSATQITAIAPAGSAGTVDVTVTTLGGTSTTSAADQYTYIAAIAAPTIANVSPASGPTTGGTTVTLTGTNLTDATAVMFGATEATSYTVNSATQITAIAPAGSAGTVDVTVTTPGGTSTTSAANQFTRFVVTYAISPLSDESLNALTAGYASGTQETKTVTLTRTGTGDLTSLATALGGTNAGSFTITQPTVTTLNSGTPSTTFTVKANDGLAAGTYKATVTVSAGGMTPVTFTVTQVVNSSSSNGSGSGSGSSGGTTPVTSTHLDIDQNGIMIDWAKIDSSKPSVTLEVTPKDGVAYVRIPASILTSIEGKNATFFIEIKTPYGSYQVPVNLASLIPGLKDLLAKNNVNNDDISFKITLTNKSDDKDFQAVFANSMPNGQAMGAIVDFHIDIINTKTGQTIGTADKFSKALTRVIPMPKSVTDMPAQWGAFRYNVTTKKLEFVAAEKKQIDGVWVVKINSYSNSVYVVAQNTVSFADVQQHWSKSDVDLAAAKGLVEGVGGGLFDPNKVVTRAEFTAMLVRALGRDTSDKDMAPYNDVKPGTWYSGEVSTAKELGLLAFVKGNSFNPNQPLTREEMASMLAAVGRLEQLTISKEPVSLNGFKDIGNTDIAYLEDVRLMVKLHIMTGKSANTFDPKGETTRAQAAVVFIRMLLALGSIDR
- a CDS encoding alpha/beta hydrolase, which translates into the protein MSLIETAIKSFDGTQLYFSKNIVSDAKAAVVIVHGLCEHAGRYDYLTDKLNNRGFNVYRFDHRGHARSEGQRTFYSDFHQIIDDVNVVVETALQESGDIPLFVIGHSMGGFASSSFGTKYPGKVKGIVLSGALTRYHTQVAGELPLDLPPGTYFPNELGSGVCSDPEVVSAYTSDTLVEKQISVDLFNSLGYGVTWLKEHAKQFVDPVLVLHGANDGLVSEQDSRDFYGDIASTDKTLKIYAHLMHEIFNEPSRDEVIEEAITWIEKHI
- a CDS encoding MarR family winged helix-turn-helix transcriptional regulator, which produces MKLDWMGDHRDLIEKIIKYGNAYSNTYKLQRSYGTDMTFSASQIQTLEYILEAEDQEEKMSEMAARLGVSRSTFSKNVKNLKEKGLLEKYHLSGNRKDIYVKPSDKGREVYANYTEFVRKLCFDDIFKQADQISEANKESFIRIMDLLADVLVWYGEKEQEPRKLIKMDDGDA
- a CDS encoding LuxR C-terminal-related transcriptional regulator, encoding MPVPILFTKLHCPMLRSKLVDRPRLTELLDEGVQRKLTLVSAAAGSGKTTLVSQWLETSPHLIAWISLEEADNDPARFLMYLFAAMNHIVPSLDEGITMSIQSQQLPPTDTMMTYLLNEVSVIPNSIVLVLDDYHFIQSEQINDVLGYMLDHMPSHMHLIITTRQQPRMSLSRLRARNQVIEISDSDLRFTSTEANMFLTQVMGVILSQEDTMLLEARTEGWIAGLQLAALSIQRSSDPKAFMDSFNGNHPFILDYLVEEVLELQSERIQTFLLRTSILDRLCGPLCDAVFQTGNNKESLPVDSSGQHMLEWLEQSNLFVVPLDNERRWYRYHHLFADLLRKRLHQSSVNGTVDPENSIAEIHKQASIWYEDNNFELESFHHAAASGDIDRTARLLDGKGMPLLFRGAIAPALHWLRSLSATEMNAMPSLWVMYASALLMAGHLAEVEPKLKAAEQAIQLRGHDGVDPDMIGHMASIRATLAVSRHETDIIIAESQLALKSLHPDNLPVRAATAWTLGYAYQLQGKREEAGLSYMEALLNSEKIGHHIITIMATLGLGNIQEADNQLHLAAEHYRRVLNLTGNPPLPIACEAHLGLARVNYEWNELDAATHHAQQSVQLAHQFGQTDRVVASEIILAKVMVAASDISRAAAILKKNDVIARQQKYVKQIPGITAEYVLVLIHQNNLEEAERLSQESELPCSQARVLLAQGKISDALSIMESLLADTEASNSKDEQLKAKIFLAVIFHEHGMIERAKSLLEESLVIAEPAGMIRMFIDEGVPMYNLLKKMMPHGNVQSYWHQLWMAFETERLRKGLTSDENRNMKQLQLNVSELKNDPLSERELEVLRLIDQGRSNREISEKLHIALPTVKGHNRAIFDKLQVKRRTEAVTRAREWDLL